A segment of the Chloroflexota bacterium genome:
TTCCCCGGATCATTTTCTCCGGGCGTCTTGAAATCGTAAATTCCATCCCGCAGGGGCCAGACACGGCCGCAGGAAGGACAGGGAACGCCCTCCGGGTTAGGGGACAAAGGTTCCGCACCACAGACGGGACAACGGAAGAAGGCATCCGGCAATCCGTCAGGCGGTTGTCCCAGACGTCTGGCTTGCACGAAGACGCTGGGGGCGAGCTTCAGCACCGCTCCCGGGCGCTGCAGCCAGCCATCGACCCTCGCCAGCGCGGTCCCCGGCACCAGGCGCTTTAGCCACCCGACGCGCAGATGGGATACCGCCCGCTGACGCTCGATCCGAAAGCCGGCCGCGCGCAGTCGCTCCTCCATCCAGGCGGGATGGAAATCGAAATTGAGCTCGACGAACTCGTACGGCTCGCGGGCGAAGGGGCTCCAACGCTGGCGGCCCATCAGATAGCGAAAGATGGCCTTCAGGTGCCGCTTGTTCGCGTACTCCATCACCAGGGTCCCTCCAGCGCACAGGACACGGCCGATCTCCTGCATCGCCAGGGGGATATCCACCAGGTGATGGGCCACGCGGACCATCACGGCAGTATCCACAGCGCCAGCACACAGGGGCATCTGATAGACGTTGGCGGCGACGAAGGTGACGCGAGGATCGCCGCCCAGGTGCTCGCGAGCCTCTAGCAAAAGGGATCGGGAGTAATCCAGCAGGATCACCTGCTCAAACGAGGGGAGATAGAGGTCAGCCAGACGACCGAAGCCAGCGCCGATCTCCACCAGACGTCGGCCGGTAGAGGGCAAAAGGCTCCGCAGGGCGATCCGCTCCGCCCGGTCCTCGAATTCGCGCCCCTTTCCTTCCCAGAACTCGGCGCGATATCGGCTGCCCTCATAGTCGCAGATGGCTACTTGCGAGGTGTCGCCCGTCATGCCACCCCAAATGTTTTACGTGAAACATCGCGTGGTGTGTTTCGCAGCCCATACAAGAAGGCGGCGATTAGCGCCGCCCACCCTCTCATGACATGCCTATTATAGCATACTTCTCGCGTGATTACAATACGTATCGGCAACAAAAATCGTGCCCTCCTTGTCAAACCATATCATCGGCGGTACAATGCCCTCACAAGACGAGCGTTGGGGGCAGAGGGTGCAAGAGGTCCAAGATTTCGCGGCGCGGGTGATCGAGAACGTCGAACGGGTGATCGTCGGCAAACGGCGCACGATCGAGTACATCGTCGTGGCCTTGCTGTGCGAGGGCCACGTGCTGCTGGAGGACGTCCCGGGCGTCGGCAAAACCATGCTGGCGCGGGCTATCGCCGCCTCCCTGGGGGTGACGGCCAGGCGGCTCCAATGCACCCCGGATCTGCTGCCCAGCGACGTGATCGGCGTCTCCGTCTTCAACGAGAAAACTCGCGAATTCGAATTCCGCCCCGGGCCAGTGTTCTCCAATGTCCTCCTGGCCGACGAGATCAATCGCGCGACCCCCCGCACGCAGGCAGCCCTCCTGGAGTGCATGGGCGAGCGCCAGGTCACCGTGGACGGGATCACTTATCCTCTGAAGCGCCCTTTCCTCGTCCTGGCCACCCAGAATCCCATCGAATACGAGGGCACCTTCCCCTTGCCCGAGGCACAGCTCGACCGCTTTCTGCTGAAGCTCAGCCTGGGCTATCTGGACGCAGAGGAGGAGTCCCTCATGCTCCTCAACCTGCAGCGCCAGCATCCCATCGAGCAATTGGAGTCAGTGGTGGATGGGGATCGCGTCCCGGACCTGGCTCAGCGGATCTGGGACGTTCACGTGGACGACACCGTGCGCGACTACATCGTACGGCTGGTACAGGCCACGCGCCATCACCCCGACCTGGCCCTGGGGGCCAGCCCGCGCGGGAGCCTGGGGCTGTTCCGCGGCAGCCAGGCCCTGGCGGCCATACGCGGCCGCGATTTTGTGCTGCCCGATGACGTGAAAGAGCTGGCCCCCCTGACCCTGGCACATCGCTGCATCGTCCACCCCGAGAGCGCGCTGCGAGGCCGGACGGCCGTACAGATCATCGAAGACGTCCTGGAACAGGTGGAGCTGGATATCGGGGAGCTGCGCTGATCACCGCCCGCCGAGGAGACGCGCCGAAACGCGCACCTTGGGGCCAGGGAGCCCGTGAATGGATATCCCGTTTCTCATCATCCTGCTCTTCGCCCTCTTCATCCTGCTACGCATTGAGTTCATCTTTTACATTATATATGTCCTCTTCGGGACCTGGATCGCCGCCCGGTGGTGGGTGAGGCGAGTGGCAAGCCGGCTGGAGATCCGACGCGCATACGCGGACCACGCATTCCTGGGAGATCAGGTGCGGGTCGAGCTTCGCATCGAGAACCGCAGCTGGCTGCCCGTCCCATGGCTGCGCGTCAGCGAATCGGTCCCCCTGATGTTGCATTCACCGAACTTCGTGCGTCGAGTGGTCACGCTGCCCGCGCACGGCCACGCCACCATCACATACACGTTGGATTGCCGGCAGCGAGGCTACTACGCGCTGGGGCCGGCCAGCTTTCGCACCGGCGATCTCTTCGGGTTCGCTGAGACGCAGGTCCAGGAGCCGGAAGAGGATCACATCACCGTCTATCCGCGCATCGTCCCCCTGACACAGCTGGGCATCTCCTCCCAATTGCCGTTCGGGGCGATACGAACCCGACAGCGTCTGTTCGAGGACCCCGTGCGCGTGAGCGGGTTGCGCGACTATGAGACGGGAGATCCGCTGCACCGTATCCACTGGAAGGCAAGCGCCCATGCGGGGGAGCTTCTGGTGACCAAGCTGGACCCCGCCATCTCGCTGGAAACGGCTATCCTGCTGAACCTGAACGCGGCGGAGTATGAGCAGCGACAGGCCATCCACGCCAGCGAGTGGGCCATCATCGTGGCTGCCTCCATCGCCCACCACCTGGCGGAGCAACGACAGCCGGTGGGGCTGTTCACCAACGGGCACGACCCCGTCAGCGGACGGGGATGGGCGGCGGGGCTCCCACCTCGCTCCGGGCGAGGGAACCTGATCAAGTTACTGGAGGTGCTGGCTCGCATCGAGCTGGCCCGCGAGGCGCGGCCGTCCTTCGCCGCCTGGATGCGCGAGGCCACCTTGGATCTCGGATGGGGCACGACGGTGATCGCCATCACGCCCAAGGGGGATGAGGCGACCTGCCAGGCCCTTCGCTGCAACGGGCTGGCCTGAACACCATCCTCATCGTGGTGGAGCCCAGCCTCCAATTCAAAAAGATACGGCAGCGGGCCCACCATCTTGGATTCCCGGCATATCTGGTCGCCTACGAGCGAGATCTCGATCTTTGGCGCTCGCCGGCCGGGGCGGGTGAGCGCATCCGATAGGGGAGGGGGATATGGCCGAGGCCCCTGTGGAACAAAGCCTTATGCCCCAGGATAGCCTGTGGCTGCGAGGGATCCTCCGGCCACTCATGGTGGCCCTGCTGGCCACATGCCTGGCCATCGGGTTCATCGCCGTGGCGCAGGCGGCGATCCCCGGGTGGGGACGCGGAGCCGTGCTCCCGTTCCTCTCGCTGGTCGCTCTGGAGGCGGTATACACCACGCTGTGGCTGGCCGCATCGGAGCGGCGCGATCGACGCACCTTCCGGTTTCGATTCGGCGAGATCTGCCTTCTACTCATCGCGGCCCGGCTCCTCACCTTCTACGTCAAGGGACAATGGCCAACCGCCACGCTGCTCTCGCAATGGCTGCGCTCCCCCCTGAGCTTCTTCGATGGCACGTCGTTCTTCCTCGGGATCTTGACGCTGATCGTCTGGGGACAGAGCACCGCGATGATGGGCGCACTCGAGCGCATGTCCCTGAAGCCGGACGAACTGGTGGTCAGGCCGCTGTCCGCGCGCGACCTGGATTGGAACGAGATACGCGCGCGACATCCGTCGCGCTCCATGCTGTTGAGGGAGTTCAGCACGTACTGGCTGTGGGGAGGCGTGCTCCTGGCCTTGTGCGCGGGGCTGTCACGGGTAGAGCTGAAGCCAGCCGTCGGACAACTGATCGGCATCCGACACCTAGGGATCACACCGATGCTCCAGGGCGCCCTGGTCATCTACTTCCTGGGCGGCCTCCTGCTGATCAGCCAGGGACGCTTGGCCGTGCTGCGAGCCCGCTGGCGGTACGAGGGAACGGACACGGACCCCGAGCTCGTGCGGCGCTGGGGAAGGTTGGGCATCGGCATGCTGGCCCTTGTCGGGTTGCTGGCCGCGCTGCTGCCGTTTGGGTCCTCCTTCACGATGGCACGCATCCTGGCGGCGGTGATCAACTTCATGATGCAGATCTCGTACGCCGCTCTCCTGCTCTTCTTCGCCCTGTTCGCGTGGCTTCTGGGATTGCTGGGGCTCGGAAGCGAACAGGCCCCGGCGGCCGAGGCCCTGCGGCCCCCTCCGGAGCCCCCGGATATCGCCACCAGCAGCCTGCATCTGCCCGACTGGCTCGGCGGCGCCCTGGTCTGGCTGCTCATGGCCGTCATCATCGGCTATTCGGTGGTCGCCTATCTGGGCGGGAGAGGCATTCGCCTGGACAGCCGTTGGCTGCGTCGCCTGTGGCACTGGTGGCGCGCCTGGTGGCAAACCTGGCGAGGGCGAACGCGGCGACTCGGCCAGCGCGTTCGCTCCATGATCGCCCTCACGTTGGCATCGGTGGGCGGTGGGGGGGTGCCCCGTTGGCGTTTCCTAAGCCTGCGCAAGCTGGGGCCGCGAGAGCGGGTGCGCTATTTCTATCTCTCCACCGTGCGGCGGGCTTCCGAGCGGGGGGTTCCCCGACAACCCTCTGAGACCCCTCATGAGTATGAGGTCGATCTGACGGCTCACTGGCCCGAGATCGAACAGGATCTGACATCGCTGACGGAGGCCTTCGTCGATGCCCGTTACAGCGCGCATCCGCTTCAGCCGGAAGATGCCAGGCGGGTACAGGAGATATGGCGACGCGTGAAGGCTGCGCTGCGGCAGCGCGATCGGGAAGAGGGCCAAGACAGCAAGTTGACATAATACATAAGATAACAAAAAACGCACGGCTATACATAACATAAAAAGTTATCGCTTCTGCTTGACACCGCAACGGTCGTTTGGTATAATAAGCGTTGATGGCTGGTGAGGGATCACCGGCCAAGCCAATGTAGGAGGCTGCGGCGTGGGGGGCGCCCATGTGACAGAGACGGAGGTATGAGCTTTCCGGGAACTGGAGCATGCGGCACGCGAATGGGTCTGAACCGGAGCCCATGAGACGCCCATAAGCCTCGGTGAAAGCGGATAGCGCACCGAGGTTTTTGTTGCCATAGGAGGGCGTCATCCCCTTACGCGAAACGATCTCAATATAGAGGGAGGTGAGTAGCCATTACCGTCGAACTGCGACCAGGGGAATCTCCCGAGAGTCTCCTGAAAAGGTTCCGCAAAGCGGTGACTGAGGAGCGGATCCTCAGCACCGTGCGCAAGAAGCGCTGGTTCACACCGAAGAGCGAGCTTCGGCGTCTGAAACGCAAGAAAGCCATCCGCAAGGCTCGTCGGGCAGCTCGCAAGCGTGCAGAGCGAGAAGCAAGAAGATGATGATTCGGGGGCGTCGCCGCCCTGATTCCCAGGGCAGCGGCGTGCCCCACACCATGTTTCATGAATAGAGGAAAGAAGCGCGATGGCGAAAACGGAAGAAAAGATTTCAGTCGAAGGGACAGTCGTCGAAGCACTGCCTAACGCCACCTTCCGCGTCGAGCTCGACAATGGCCATGAGGTATTGGCCTACCTGTCGGGCAAGATGCGAAGGCATTACATCCGGGTTCTGTTAGGCGACCGGGTGCGGGTCGAGCTATCCCCGTATGACCTCACCCGG
Coding sequences within it:
- a CDS encoding class I SAM-dependent methyltransferase, with the translated sequence MTGDTSQVAICDYEGSRYRAEFWEGKGREFEDRAERIALRSLLPSTGRRLVEIGAGFGRLADLYLPSFEQVILLDYSRSLLLEAREHLGGDPRVTFVAANVYQMPLCAGAVDTAVMVRVAHHLVDIPLAMQEIGRVLCAGGTLVMEYANKRHLKAIFRYLMGRQRWSPFAREPYEFVELNFDFHPAWMEERLRAAGFRIERQRAVSHLRVGWLKRLVPGTALARVDGWLQRPGAVLKLAPSVFVQARRLGQPPDGLPDAFFRCPVCGAEPLSPNPEGVPCPSCGRVWPLRDGIYDFKTPGENDPGNGGD
- a CDS encoding MoxR family ATPase, which codes for MQEVQDFAARVIENVERVIVGKRRTIEYIVVALLCEGHVLLEDVPGVGKTMLARAIAASLGVTARRLQCTPDLLPSDVIGVSVFNEKTREFEFRPGPVFSNVLLADEINRATPRTQAALLECMGERQVTVDGITYPLKRPFLVLATQNPIEYEGTFPLPEAQLDRFLLKLSLGYLDAEEESLMLLNLQRQHPIEQLESVVDGDRVPDLAQRIWDVHVDDTVRDYIVRLVQATRHHPDLALGASPRGSLGLFRGSQALAAIRGRDFVLPDDVKELAPLTLAHRCIVHPESALRGRTAVQIIEDVLEQVELDIGELR
- a CDS encoding DUF58 domain-containing protein, encoding MDIPFLIILLFALFILLRIEFIFYIIYVLFGTWIAARWWVRRVASRLEIRRAYADHAFLGDQVRVELRIENRSWLPVPWLRVSESVPLMLHSPNFVRRVVTLPAHGHATITYTLDCRQRGYYALGPASFRTGDLFGFAETQVQEPEEDHITVYPRIVPLTQLGISSQLPFGAIRTRQRLFEDPVRVSGLRDYETGDPLHRIHWKASAHAGELLVTKLDPAISLETAILLNLNAAEYEQRQAIHASEWAIIVAASIAHHLAEQRQPVGLFTNGHDPVSGRGWAAGLPPRSGRGNLIKLLEVLARIELAREARPSFAAWMREATLDLGWGTTVIAITPKGDEATCQALRCNGLA
- a CDS encoding DUF4129 domain-containing protein — its product is MAEAPVEQSLMPQDSLWLRGILRPLMVALLATCLAIGFIAVAQAAIPGWGRGAVLPFLSLVALEAVYTTLWLAASERRDRRTFRFRFGEICLLLIAARLLTFYVKGQWPTATLLSQWLRSPLSFFDGTSFFLGILTLIVWGQSTAMMGALERMSLKPDELVVRPLSARDLDWNEIRARHPSRSMLLREFSTYWLWGGVLLALCAGLSRVELKPAVGQLIGIRHLGITPMLQGALVIYFLGGLLLISQGRLAVLRARWRYEGTDTDPELVRRWGRLGIGMLALVGLLAALLPFGSSFTMARILAAVINFMMQISYAALLLFFALFAWLLGLLGLGSEQAPAAEALRPPPEPPDIATSSLHLPDWLGGALVWLLMAVIIGYSVVAYLGGRGIRLDSRWLRRLWHWWRAWWQTWRGRTRRLGQRVRSMIALTLASVGGGGVPRWRFLSLRKLGPRERVRYFYLSTVRRASERGVPRQPSETPHEYEVDLTAHWPEIEQDLTSLTEAFVDARYSAHPLQPEDARRVQEIWRRVKAALRQRDREEGQDSKLT
- the rpsU gene encoding 30S ribosomal protein S21; this encodes MTVELRPGESPESLLKRFRKAVTEERILSTVRKKRWFTPKSELRRLKRKKAIRKARRAARKRAEREARR
- the infA gene encoding translation initiation factor IF-1 — its product is MAKTEEKISVEGTVVEALPNATFRVELDNGHEVLAYLSGKMRRHYIRVLLGDRVRVELSPYDLTRGRITFRFKTPNRTG